The genomic region AAGACGAGCACGTTGGCGTCGACGGTCTCGCGCGTGGTCGCCGCCGCGCGCGGCGATGCCGCGGTGACGGCGCGCGCCCCGTTGACCTTGTTGGCCGCGACGACGCCGGCGGCCGGCTCGTCGACGACGAGCACGCCGAACGCGTCGACGCCGGCATCCTGGTCGGCGATGACGGCCTTTCCGACCGTCACCGCGAAGATCGGGTAGTCGTCGCCCGGGTCGAGCGCCTCGGCGCCGTGCCAGACGACCTCGTGACCGCCGGCTCGGGCCCGCGCCTCGAGGGCGCGGCCGAGCTCGTAGCCGGCGTGATCGGCGGCGAAGTGGATCTTGGTCATGTCTTCTCTCCTCGCTGGGACGTCGGGGCCGGTCACACCGGGGGCGCGACGAACAGGCCCTTGTCGATGTCGTTGAAGGACTCGCGCGCGATGATCTCACTCATCACCTGCGCGGTGCCCCACTGGTCCTGGTTCGACAGCTGCGAGATGTCGAGGCGGTGCGGCTCCCAGTTCTCCTCGTCGAGCACCGACAGCTCGGTGGTGTACTCGATCGTGTTGCCGGCGGGGCTGAGGAAGTAGGCGAACGTGTTGTCGCCCGCGTTGTGCCGGCCCGGGCCCCAGATCATGCGGGCGCCCGAGCGCAGGATCTTGCCGGCGCCGCGCATCCACTCCTCGATGCCGCGCATCTCGAACGACAGATGGTGCAGCGAATGGTGCGGGCCCATCGCGACCGCCACCGAGTGGTGGTTGGGGTTGCAACGCATGAAGTGCATCATGTTCGCGCCGTCCGGGCGGATGAGCGAGTCCGAGATCGAGAAGTCGAGGTGGTCGACGTACCACTGCGCCGTGGCGTTGAGGTCGGCGGAGTTGAACACCACGTGAGAGAGCTTCGCGGGGATCGGCTCGCGCTCGCGGATCTTGCGGGCGGTGCGCGTCTGGTACCCGGTCGAGAACTCCAGCACGCGGCCGTCACCGTCGAACACGCGGAAGCCGTAGCCGCCGCCGAAGCCGTCGAGGTCCTGCGGCTCGTGCACGAACTGCACGCCCTCGGCGTGGAGCTTGTCGGCGAGCTCCTGCAGGTCCTCGCGCCCGTCGACGGCGAAGCCGACCAGGTCGATCCGCTTCTCGTCATCGCGCAGGCGCAGGATGAACGGCTCGGTGGAGCCCTCGGCGGCCAGGTAGCTGATGCCCTCTTCGGCGTGCACCTCGGTGAGACCCCAGTACTTCGTGAAGAAGTCGCGCTCCTCCTCGAAGTTGGGCACCGCGAGTGCGGCGTAGCGCAGATGCGCGACCAGTCGCTTCGTCATCATCGACCTTCTTTCTGTTCGGATGCCGCGGCGAGCGCGGCGGATTCGTTCGGGTTGTGCCGGAGGCGCGGCCGGGGCGACGCCGGCGGAAGATCCGGGGCCGCGACGCAGGCGCCCACGCGGGCGGTCAGTTCGCCGACGCCGTGGACGGTCATGGCGACCTCGTCGCCCTCCTGCAGCGGCGGTGGCGTGAGGCCGCCGTTGCGGCCCCACAGCTCGCCGAGGCAGCCGCCGTTGCCGATGGTGCCCGAGCCCAGCACGTCGCCGGGCTTGACCACCGAGTTGCGGGAGGCGTAGGCCACCAGCACCGGGAACGGCCAGCCCATGTTCGAGATCAGGTCCTCGCCGATGAGCTCGCCGTTGACGCGCACCTCGCCGCGCACGGCGAGGAAGCCGTCGGCGTCGAGGTGCGGCTCGAGCTCGTCGGCCGTGACGATCCATGGTCCGAGAGACGTGCCGAAGTCCTTGCCCTTGGCGGGACCGAGCCGAACCTTCATCTCGCGGCCCTGCAGATCGCGCGCCGACCAGTCGTTCATGATCGTGTAGCCGAAGATGTGGGATGCCGCCTGCTCGGGCGTGAGGTTCACGCCGTCGGAGCCGGACACGCCGCCGACGACGGCGGCGAGCTCGAGCTCGAAGTCGAGGCGCTCGGTCACCGGCGGCGAGACCGGCTCGCCGGGCCCGAGGATCGTGTGCGGATTGGTGAAGTAGAAGGTGGGGTACTCGTACCACTCGTCGGCGACGTGACTTTTGCCCTCGACCCCCGCGCTGACGCCCTCGACGTGCTCCTCGAACGTGACGAAGTCGCGGACCGAGGCGGGCACGAGCGGCGCGAGCAGTGTGACATCGGCGAGCGGCGCGCCCTCCGGACCCTCGGCGAGCGCAGCCGCATGAAGCGTCTGCGCCGCTCCGAGCCCGTCCGAGAGAACGTCGGCGACCGTCTTCCCGGCGGGGAAGGGGATCACCCGCTCGTCCTCGACGAAGCCCTCGCCGATCGTCCCGTCGGAGTGCTGCCAGCGGGCGATCCTCATGCCTGCACCCCCACCGTCACGAGGGCGTCGGCGTTGGCCGATAGGATGCGGCGCTCGACCTCGGTGGTGAGCCCCGCGGACTTCACGAACGCGACCGGGTCGGTCGAGCCCATGTCGAACGGGTAGTCGCTTCCGAGCACGACCTGCGTCGAGCCGACGGTGGCCAGCAGGTGGCGCAGCACCGCCGGATCGTGGATGACGGTGTCGAACCAGATCTTGCGCAGGTACCAGGACGGCTCGTGCGCGCACTTCTGCGCGTCCGGCCGGACGCGCCACGCGTGGTCGGAGCGGCCGATCGCGGTCGGCAGGTACCCGCCGCCGTGGGCGGCGACGATCTTCAGGTCCGGGTATCGGTCGAGGACGCCCGAGAAGATCAGGTGCGACAGCGCGACGGCGTTCTCGACCGGCTGCCCCACGGTGTTGGCGAGGTAGAAGCGGTCCAGACGCTCGTCGAGGCTGCAGCCGAACGGGTGCAGGAAGATCACGGCGCCGAGGTGCTCGGCGCGCTCCCAGAACGGTTCGAGCCGCACGTCCGACAACTCGACGTCGCCGGCGAACGACGAGATCTCGACCCCGGCGAGCCCGTGCCCGAGCACGGCATCATCGAGCGCGTCGACGATGAGCTTGGGATGCTGCAGCGGCACGACGCCGAGACCCACCAGACGGTCGGGCGCCTGGGCGACATGCTCGGCGACGAGCCGGTTAGCCTCGGCGGCGACCCAGGCCGCGAGGTCCCCGGGCGCCCACGGATAGAAGTGGTTCGGCGACGCCGACACCCACTGGCGATCGACTCCCTGGCGGTCCATGTCGGCCAGCCGCACGTTGACGTCGGTGAGCTTGGGGATGCGCGACCCGACCATCGGGCCCGACACCGCCTGGCTCGCGGCGCCGTTGCGGCGCAGCTCGAGCGCCGCCGCCTCGGCGACGAGCTCGGGGGCACGACGCTCGACCTCGGCATGGAGGCCGGGCATCAGCAGGTGCGCGTGGACGTCGGTGGTCATGCCGGCTGCGCCATCTTCTGCGCGATGCCGAAGATCAGGCCGCCGGCGTCGGCGTCCCGGTCGCCGTCGATCTGCCACTGCGCCAGCTGCACCGAAGCCTCGACCACTGCGGTGGCGCGCGGCAGGCGCCGCGCGTGGAAGGCATCCCACAGGCCCTGGTCGACCTGGTCGCCGCCGGTGAGCAGCTCGGTGAGGACGAGGGCGTCCTCGAGCCCCTGCGCGGCACCCTGCGCGATCGTCGGAGGGCAGCTGTGGGCGGCGTCTCCGATGATCACGACACGACCGCGGTTCCAGGGCTCGGCGACGACGTGCTTGGTGAACCACGTGTAGTTCGCGTGTGCGCCGGCCTCGAGATCGGTGCGGATCGCGTTCCACGGACCGGAGTACGCCCGCGACTCCTCGAGCATGATGCGGGTCGCCTCCGCGTCGCTGACGCCGACGCGGTCCTGCGCCTTCTCGACGAGGAACGCGTACATGGAGTCCTCGCCGGTGGGCGTGTAGCCGGCGATGTACACCGGGCCGCCGTAGTACAGCTCGCTGCGGACGACCTCGGCGGGGCGCGACACGAACGTGCGCCAGATGCCCATGCCCACGGGCTCGGGCTTGGTCTCGATGCCCATCAGATCGCGCACGGTCGAGTTCAGCCCGTCGGCCCCGATCAGCAGGTCGTAGGTGCCCGCCGACGCGTCGTTGACGAACACCTCGACGGCGTCGCCGCTCTGCTCGATGCCGGTCACCTTCGCGCCGAACGTGGCGTTCACGCCGGCCTTCTCCGCGTGAGCGAAGAGGATGCGCGCGAGCTCGGGACGGGGCATGCCCATGGCGGCGGGGTAGTCCGGGCCGCCGGTCTTGACGTCGGGCAGTTCGGCGACGATCGGGGCGTCCGGGCCGGGAGCGCGCAGGTTCAGCCCCTCGAAGGGGTAGCCGGCGGCCTTGATCTCGTCCCACGCGCCGAGCGTGTCGAAGGCGCGCAGAGCGTTGCCCTGCAGCGAGATACCGGAGCCGAGGGCGCTGAGCTCGGGCTGCGCCTCGAAGAGATCGACGGTGACGCCCGCCTTGGCGAGCTGGATGCCTGCGGCGAGGCCGGCGACGCCGGATCCGGCGATGGCGACCTTGTTCACTGCGGTCATGGGGAAGAACCTCTCTGTTCCTGCGGGTGTTCTCGGGTGTGTCTAGAGGATGGCGACGGGGTTGATCGGCGAGCCCACGGCCCCGGTGATCGGGAGCGGGGCCGCCGACAGCAGGAAGGCGTACCGCCCGGTCTCGGCGCACGCGGCGGCGAGCTCGTCGAGATTCCACATCTCGCCGATCGTGAGGCCCATGTTCGGGATCACCACCTGGTGCAACGGCTGGAACGACGGTGCGTCGAACTCGTTCGGGCGGACCTCGAAGCCCCACGTGTCGGTCGCGATAGCGGCGATCTCGGTGCGGTGCAGCCATGCGGCGGTGGTCAGCGACAACCCGGGTGCGGGCCCGCCGGCGTAGTCGCCCCAGCCGTCACGGCGGGTGCGGGCGTACTGTCCGGTGCGAACGACGACAATGTCGCCGCGTCCCACCTCGACACCCTGGGCGGCCGCTGTCGCCTCGAGGTCGGCGACCGTGATGGCGTAGCCGTCGTCGAGCTCGCCGGAGTCGGGCCGCAGGTGTCGACCGACGTCGAGCAGCACGCCCCGCGAGACGATCACGGATGCCGCATGCTCGATGCCCGTGACCAGGTCGCCGTCGCTCGTGACGACGTCGCCGGCCCGGCGCCCGTTCCACGCCGTGCCGTGGTCGAAGATGTGCCCGAGGCCGTCCCACTGCGTCGAGCACTGCAGCGGCATCGCGATGACGTCGTCGGCCCCGCCGATGCCGTGGGGGAAGCCCTGGGCGCCGCGCTCGGCATCCGTCCCGGTGTCGGTCATGGTGTGCACCGGGTTGGTGCGGCGGCGCCATCCCTTCTGCGGTCCGTCGGTGTCGAACGCCTGCGCCAGCGAGACGACCCGGCCCTCGCTCACGAGGCCGGCGGCCTCGACGCGCTTGTCCGCGTCGATGAAGTTCAGCGTGCCCAGCGCGTCGTCCTCGCCCCAGCGACCCCAGTTGCGGAACGCCTCGGCGCGCGCGGCGATCTCGGCCTCGGGGTTCTGCCGGTCGAGGTCGGCGGGGTTCTCCGACGGCGCGGTCACGAGGCGTCCTCCGCCACGCAGCGGACGACCTGCGTTCCCAGGCCCTCGATCGAGCCGGTCATGACGTCGCCGTCGCGCAGGAAGCGACCCCAGTGCTGCCCGTTGCCCTGGGGGCTGCCGGTCAGCAGCAGATCCCCGGGCAGCAGCGGCATGTTCTGCGACGCCGCCGAGATGAGCGCCGGGATGTCGAAGAGCAGGTCGTCGGTGTTCCCGTCCTGCATGCGGTCGCCGTTGAGGTCGAGCGCAACGGCGAGGTGCCCGCCGTCGACGTGCGCTGCGGGAACCAGGAAGGGCCCGGTCGGAAGGAAGCCCGGTGCGTTCTTCGATCGGTACCAGTCGGTGCCGATCTCCTTCATGTCCTTGCGGAAGACCAGGTCGCGTGTCGTGACGTCGTTGACGATCGTGTAGCCGGCGACGTGATCCATCGCCTCGTCGCGAGAGACGCGGAAGGCCTCGCGGCCGATGACGATCGCGAGCTCGAGCTCCCAGTCGTGGACGTCGCTGTAGGACGGCAGCACGAGCGGCACGTCGTCGCCGACGACCGCCGTGGGCAGACCGATGAAGAAGTACGGCTCGCCGCTCTTCTTGCGCTCGTCCATGAGGTTGGCCGCGAACGCGCGAGCCTCCTCGGGCGTCCGGTCGCTGTTGTTGGTCAGGCCCGCCGCGACCAGCTCGATGACGTGCTCGCGGTAGTTCGCGCCGGCCTGCAGCACCTGGCGCGGCTCGACCGGGGCCGTGAGGACGGCGTCGGCGAGCGGCATCCATCCGCCTTCAGGGGAGGCGGCCAGCGCGGCCAGTCGCTCCCAGTCGGGCGCGGCGAGGAACGCGTTGAGCGTCGGCGCACCGAGCGTCTCGGTGTCGAGAGGTCGGATGCGGTCGCCGGCGACGAGACCGAGGCGCACGTCGTCTCCATCCCGATAGCGGGCGAGGGCGAAAGGAGCGGCCGGGCCGCGAGACGTCGTCATCGATGTGTCCTCCTGCCGCGAACGGCGATGCTGCTCACAGCACGGACGCGACGTCGCGACCGCACTGTCACTGTGGTTTCCCCATCATCGAACCCGGCATTTCATAAGGGAACCGGATTTCGTCTATTCCGCTCATCCACAGGATCTATGACTAGGCTGACAGCGCATCCGACGACGAATCACCGCGGAAGGATCACGACGACGTGGCCGCCAACAACCCCCTGTCGCGACTCGACCTGAATCTGCTCGTGTCGCTCGATGCGCTGCTGACCGAACGCAGCGTCACGCGGGCAGCCGAGCGCCTGCACCTGAGCCAGCCGGCACTGAGCGCGTCCCTGGCGCGCCTGCGCACGCACTTCAACGACCCGATCCTGGCGCGCCGCGGCAACTCCTACGAGTTGACCCCCCTCGCGGCCCGCCTGACGGAGCACACCGCGATCGCTCTCGACGCCGCACGCCGGGTGTTCGAGGCGCAGGCGGAGTGGGAGCCGTCGGACTCCACTCGGGAATTCTCGGTGTTCGGCTCCGACTACGGCTTCGCGACGATCGGCGCAGCGGTATCGCGCATCGCCGCGCGCGTAGCGCCCGACGTCCGGTTCCGGTTCATGCTGCACACCACCCCCATCGTCGATGACGCCGCGACGAGCTTGCGCTCCGTCGACGCCATGGTGATCCCGCACGGCTACCTCACCGACCTCCCCTTCCAGGACCTGTGGCACGACCGGTGGGTGATCGTCGCGGCCGAGGACAACGAGGCGGTCGCCGACGGTCTGACGATGGAGCTCCTCTCGGAGTCCCCGTGGGTCTTCACCTACCGCTCCCGGTCCGCGTTCACGTCGGCCAGCCGTCAACTGCAGCTCATGGGGATCGACCCGAGGGTCGAGGTCGTCGTCGAGAGCTTCATGTCGCTGGGACACTTCGTCACGGGTACCCGGCGCCTCGGCATCGTGCAGTCGGCGATCGCGCCGATGGTCGCGCGCAACAGCGGACTGCGGGTGCTCGATCCGCCGTTCGACGCCGCGCCGACGGCGAACGCGCTGTGGTGGCATCCGGTCCACGATCGCGATCCCGAGCATGCCTGGATGCGCAGCATCTTCGCCGAAGCCGCCGACGAGGTGCAGGCGACCGTCGACGCCGGCCAGGCTGTCGCGCCGCCGGTGCCGTAGGCCGGCGCCCTCGCGAATCAGGGCCCGATGCAGCGGACAGGGTCCGTGGCGACTCCGGGGGGCGAGGGGCGTCTGCCCTCTCGCGGAAGCCTCATGGCGCCGATCACGCGCGAGTGCCATCATGCGGTGAGCGCGCCCGACGGCGGAGTCCGGCGCCTGCGAGAACCGGATTCGAGGCGACGATGAAGACACGTGCCGCGGTGCTGTGGACCTCCCCCGGAACGTGGGAGGTCCGGGAGGTCGACCTGGACGATCCGGGACCCACCGAGGTCCTCGTCCAGATGGTCGCGACCGGCCTGTGCCATTCCGACGACCACATCTCCACTGGGGACCTGCCGTTCGAGCATCCGCCCGTCGTGGCCGGGCACGAAGGCGGCGGCATCGTGCGGCAGGTCGGCTCCGCCGTCACCGATCTGGCGGTCGGCGACCACGTCCTGACCTCGTTCATCCCGTCTTGCGGGCGCTGCAAGTGGTGCGCGCGGGGTCAGCAGAATCTGTGCGACGCGGGCGGGAACGCCATGATCGGCGAGCAGCCGTCCGGTGGCTACCGCATGCGCGCAGACGGCGCCGAGATCGCGACGATGACCGGACTGGGCGGCTTCTCGCAGTGGCAGGTGTTCGATGAGACGTCGCTGATCAAGATCGACCCGTCACTGCCGCTGCACACGGTGTGCCTCGTCGCGTGCGCCGTGCAGACGGGCGTGGGGTCGGCGACCAGCGCCGCCGACGTGCGCCCCGGCGATGTGGTCATCGTCATGGGGGTCGGCGGGATCGGCATGAACGCCGTGCAGGGAGCGGCGCTGGCGGGAGCGAGCCACGTCGTCGCGGTCGACCCGGCGCCGCGCAAGCGGGAGTGGGCACCGCAGTTCGGCGCCACCGAGGTCTTCGCCGACATGCCCGCCGCGCAGGAGTTCGTCGCCTCGATCACGAACGGGCAGGGGGCGGACTCGGCGATCGTGACCACGGGCGTCGTCACGAACGAGCACATCGGCCAGGCCTACCAGGCGATCCGCAAGGGCGGGACCGTGGTCGTGACGGGCCTCGGCCCCGCAGACGACGACGGCCCGATCCCGGGCTTCAACGCCTCGGACACGGCACTCATGCAGAAGCGCATCCAGGGCGCCCTGTTCGGGATGGGCTCACCGCGCGACGCCATGCCGACGATCCTCGAGCTCTACCGCGCCGGCCGGATCAAGATCGACGAACTCGTCACGAAGCGCTACACGCTCGACCAGATCAACGAGGCCTACGCCGACATGCACGCCGGCGACATCATCCGCGGCGTGATCGACTTCGTGCCGGTCGGGGAGAGCATCGACTGATCCGGGCCGGGGGTCTCGTGACGACGGGCCCAAAGACTCTGGCGCGCACCCGTGATCAGCGGTTCGGTTGGCGTGAGCGAGCCCGGGCGGCCGCCACCGGCCACGGCCGGGTCGCGGATCGCCGGAGGTGCACGATGAACGAGGAACTCCTGCTCCACCTGGCCGAGATCGGCGGCGTCTTCGTGGGATTCGGGGCTCTCATCGCCGTGCGCAGCCCTGAATCCCGCGATCCCCACGCACGCGGGTACCTCCGCGCGATGGTGTGGATGGGGAGCAGCACGATGCTGTTCGCGCTGCTGCCGATCATCCTCGCCGGCTACGGTCTGTCCGGCCGGGCGCTCTGGCTGACGTGCGCCATCGTGGCGCTGATCGTCTACCTGCTGCTCGTGGTGATCGACAACCGCCAGCCCGATATGAGCGGCGAATGGGAACACGCACACCCCGCCTACGGGCGGACATTCGTCGCCGTCGGCCTGCCTCTGCATGCCACGATCGCCGGCGGCTCGCTGCTCATCATCATCGGCATCCTCCCCACCCTCGAGCCGGCCATCTACGCAACCGTGGTCACCGCGACCCTGGTCTTCGCGGCGTGGACGCTCGTCATGCTGCTGTGGGATCCGCTACCGCCGAGGCGTCGCCGGAAGTCGGCGGAAGTCCGGGCGCAGCGGCAAGCACCGAAGAGCGGTGCTTCGCCCTCGGCAACGGGGAATCACTCGATGCGGCATCCGCGTCCGCCCGCCGGACGTCGCGAATCCGAGGCTCGCCGAGTGCGGGCGATGACCGGATCGCGAAGCGCGGGAGGTGCGCGATGAACGAGGAGCTCTTTCTCCACCTGGCCCCCGCGACAGCCTCCGCTCTCAGCGCCGGGCGTCGCGGATCCAGGGCTCGCCGAGCGCGAGCAGTGCGGCATCCGACGTGAGCAGGTCCATCGATTCGGCCCGGGCCTGAGCGAGCAGCATCCGATCGAACGGGTCATGGCGGGCCAACGCCGGGAAGCCCGCGAGCGCGGCCGCGTGCTCGGCGGTGAACGCAAGCTCGACGAGGCCGGAGTCGGCGAAGACCTGAGGGTACCCGTCGCCGCCCGGCAACTCGAGTCGCCCGAGCATGCTCTTGATCGTGATCTCGAGGACGGTGGCCGCCGAGAAGTGCACGCGCTGCGCCTCGTCGATCCGCATCCGGCTCTCAGGGCCGAGCAGCGGGTCGTCCCGGTAGAGCCACAGCAGCGCGTTGGCGTCGAGCAGGATCACGACCCGGACCCGTAGAAGAGCTCCGCGATCTCGTCATCGACTCCGTCGAAGACTCCGGGATCGTGGACGGGCTCACCGGAACCGAGCCCGTACACGACCTGCACGTCTCGGTGGACGACCAGGTCGACGACGGGCACACCGGCCCGCGCGATCGTGACCTGCTCGCCCGCCAGGACGCGCGCGATCAGAGCCGACAGCTGCGACTTCGCCTCGTGGACGTTCACCTGGGTCACGGCACCAGCTTAGCCAAGTCTGGCTAAGTCCGCCGACCTGCGCGCCTCAATAGTGAGACGTCGGGCGAGCCGGCCCCCACCGGCCCGCCCGACGAGTGGGTCAGACGACGGCGGCGCGGAGCGAGGCCGCCGCAGCGCTGACATCCTCGGCGCCGTAGATCGCGCCGCCGGCGACGGCGACCTGCGCGCCCGAAGACTGCACGGCCGGGATCGACGCGGCGTTCACGCCGCCCGCGACCGAGAACGGCACGCCCGCGGCACGGCCGGCCTCGAGCAGCCCCTCGAGCGAGTAGCCCTCCTTCGCCTGCTCGTCGAGGCCAGCGTGCATCTCGACGAACGCGGCGCCGAGCGCGACGGCCTCGCGGGCGCGCTTCGCCTTGTCGTCGACGCCGATGAGGTCGACGACGACGCCCTTGCCGTGGGCGGTCGCGGCCTTGACCGCCCCCGCGATGGTGCTGTCGTCGGCCGAACCGAGCACCGTGACGAGGTCCGCCCCCGCGCGAAACGCGATGTCGGCCTCGAGCTCGCCGGCGTCCATGGTCTTCAGGTCGGCGAACACCACCTTGTCGGGGTGGGCCTGCTTCATCGCGGTGACCGCCGACAGGCCCTCGCTCTTGATGAGGGGCGTGCCGAGCTCGAGGACGTCGACGTGGTCGGCAGCGGCCGCGGCCAGGCGCAGCGCGTCCTCGGTGGTGAGCGTGTCGATGGCGAACTGGATCTTCATGATTCTGCTTTCTGGGGTTCTGTCCTGCGCGAGGGCGTGCGGGACGGGGTCATTCGAGGTTCGCGTGGCGCGGCCACAGGTCGTCCGCGCTGCGGCCGCTCTCGCGCCACAGCGTGTGGAAGAGGGCGTCGCCGAGGAGCATCACGGTCTGCTCGAAGAGGCTGCCCGCGTACTGCACGGACGCGGCGCCCGAACGATCGAGCTTGTCGGCGGCGGGGACGACCACCACGGGCCGCGCCAGCATCGCCAGCGGCGAGTCGGGCGCCGTCGTGATCGCCGCGACCTCGGCGCCGACGTCGCGTGCCGTCGTGGCCGCCCGCACGATGCCCGACGTCGTCCCGGATCCGCTGGCGACGATGAGCAGGTCGCCCGCGGCGATGGCGGGCGTCGTGGTGTCGCCGACGACGAACACGGTCACACCGAGGTGCATCAGACGCATCGCGGTCATCCGCAACGCGAGTCCCGAGCGGCCGGCGCCGAGCACGAACACGCGATCCGCGGCGACGACGGCCCGCGCGAGCCGGTCGAGCCGGTCGCGCTGCGTGTCGGCGATTCGGTGAAGGACGGCCGAGACCTCGATCTCGATCTCGAGCAGGTCGGTCCGGGGAGTGGCGATCGCGGTGGTCACGACACGATGATCCGCGGCTGTGCGCCACGATGCCGCCCGCCGGTCGGGGAGAGAACCTACCCGTTCGGGCAGGTATGCCCCATCCGGGTAGGGTTCTCGAGTGACT from Microbacter sp. GSS18 harbors:
- the hxlB gene encoding 6-phospho-3-hexuloisomerase; translated protein: MTTAIATPRTDLLEIEIEVSAVLHRIADTQRDRLDRLARAVVAADRVFVLGAGRSGLALRMTAMRLMHLGVTVFVVGDTTTPAIAAGDLLIVASGSGTTSGIVRAATTARDVGAEVAAITTAPDSPLAMLARPVVVVPAADKLDRSGAASVQYAGSLFEQTVMLLGDALFHTLWRESGRSADDLWPRHANLE